Part of the Leishmania infantum JPCM5 genome chromosome 7 genome, TGTCCACCGAGCGCGGCTACCAGCGTCGCCGTAGCTTGGCACAGTACGCCAAGGAGAGCGGCATCACCAAGGAGGGCGTGCTCCACGAGATTCCGGTAAAGCTGGAGGTGGATGCCTTCCACAAGCTGAACCTGATGAACGTGCCGCCGACCGCGGTCGGCGACTCCTTCAAGGCCATCCAGAGTATGGCTGTGAGCAACTACATCGAGGCGCTACTTAGCTCGATCCGCAACAACACGGATCAGCTGAAGCAGAAACTCGACTACGAGGGTAACGTCAAGGACAACGGCAACGTGCCCGTCGGCCAGGATGCGGAAACGATGCTGCTCATGAAGCACGTGCGCGACCAGACGGACCACCTCGATGCGCTCTGTGATAGCGCCCTGCTCTACTCTTCGTTGCTGCGAGACCTGTAGAAGGTGTGGGTGAGGGCAAGGAATGCAGGAGAGACAGCTGCACTGtgaggcgtcgctgctgacgtcaTCGATCGTTTTTCGGAATGCGTATGCGTGCTGTGTACGCATGTGCATGCCGGGTGCACGCTGATATGGGCGCCTCTCTAGTCGTTGTTAAGTTACTTAAGAAGCCGGCTAGAGAAAAAGATGAGACGCGCGCTTTTGCGGTTCCCCGCGTGGGTGCGCGCcccttcgctttttttttcgcttcgtCCGCCTCGGTGACGCCTaggacgcagcagcggcagcagggggcaggcgcgcacgcagcagacAGGGCGTCCGGGCCCATCCATGCGCATTGCACGCCTGTTcatgcagcgcgcgccgttGGAGTAAGAGGGAGTGTTCGAGCCtacgctttttttttgtgaacgcatgcgtatgtgcgtgtgtgtgtgtgtgtgtgcgtgtgcgtgtgcgtctctctttctctatGATGACTCGCTACCCTAAGCAACAAACCGCAACAGCAAGAAGTGATGCGTGCGTCCACGGGGCTGACAAGCCGGGCGGCATCGGGACTGTGGAGGATGTGATGCATgagaagggcgaggggggggcaCCGTGCATTTTTGGTGAGCAGACACGGCGTTGCTCCTCTTTCCATGCAGTCTCGGCGAAAGCGCGCAGccatctctttttttttctgcgtcactgtctctctgcgtgtgcgcatgcctcGAGCATgcgtggcgtgtgtgtgcgtgtgctgcgcgtgcttctgctgcttccATTGCTGTGGAATGTCTGAGGATGCCTGCGCTGGCGaggtgagggggtgggtgggtggaggcCCTGTTGCCTGCTCGCCGCGTTTCATTGCACAGCTGCCTCAGCGGAAGCGGCaccaacgcacgcacgcacacaaataCAATGACGTCTTCTTCGGCTCTGCACCCACTACAGCAACAGTCCTTTTCATTCTCTCGTCGCGTCTGCTGACTGGCTCTCTCTTACTCCACTTCGTCTGCTGTGTTACGGATTGGCGCTTGACTGCCACCAtctccccccccaccaccacaaaccccaccaaccaccaccaccaccaccaccaccaaagCATGCACGCAAGCACCAGAAAGAACCCATTCCCCATCCTACCCGACTCATATGTGCACCTTGTTCATGGTTCCTGTGTTCTCATCACGTTGAACGCGACACCCACGCTCCGGAAAACGTCTTCACACCGCAAAAGAGGGGGGCACGCATATCCGAAGAAAAAAACCGGACAGGAGGCAAtcgaacacacgcacgcgcccttcgggcccccttccctccctcgctcttctGCTTTTCTGCGTCCCGGCCTCCgtctctgcagcagccgttGCCGACCTTCTTCTGCTTTGTCTCTGCCCTTCCCACGCTCGATCCGTCTCTGTGTTTGGCGTCTCTCACGCGCCCTCCACCGGACCAGTGCCGTCGCCATCATCGACATCAGCcgcgtctccgtctctctttctcttcgctcctcctctcacAAACGGACAAGCGCCACGCGCGTGACCGCcggagaggcagaagcaAGACGCCACCGACGACGACCACAGGCAGGCAGGTAGGCACACAAGCAACCGCACAGGACAacttgcacacacacgtgtcaCGTTCCACCCTTGCCCACTTCGCACAGAGGCACGCACGTGGGGGCACCCTTTTATGCGCGCATCAGAGATGGAGGATCATCACGCCCCGTTGCCGCTGTCAGGAGCGACAGGCACCTTTCGCTCGTACGGCACGTACACCTACGACGTTCACGAGTTTGACCGCATGCGGAAAGAGGAcctcgcctcctcggtgcgccagcgcttTACCAAGCGCTCCCACACGGTGATTATGGGCGGCGAGAACTTCGGTGCAGGCGTTCAAGATTCGCTCGAGGACATCTTTGCCCGCGCCAACGAGGCAACGCCGATGTACGAAAAACTCGGCAAGGTAGAGGGCATCGCGAACACGCTGCACACGTCCCTGAAAAACGGCGTGGACGGCAACACCGTggaggcgcgccgcgccttctTTGGCAAGAACGCACTGCCCGAGGAACCGCCGCTAACCTTTTGGGAGATGTACAAGGCCTCGTGGGAGGACAGCATGATCCGCctgctgacggtggcggccaTCGTGTCGCTCATCCTGGGCCTCACCGTGCCGGATCCCGGCGAGACGGAGGTGAACTACAAGACGGGCTGGATCGAGGGCTTTGCCATCATCTGCTCTGTTATCATCGTGACCACAGTGTCATCCGTTAACGACTATAACAAGGAGAAACGGTTCCACAAGCTGACGGAGGAGAACTCCGCGCAGCCGGTTcgcgtgcgccgtggcggaaAAGATGTCACGATCGATGTGACGGAGATTGTCGTGGGCGATATCGTGAACCTGTCGCCTGGCCTTGTGGTGCCTGTGGATGGGTTCTACGTGACGGGCATGAGCGTTGTGATCGACGAGAGCAGCGTGACGGGCGAGAATGACCCGAAGAAGAAGAACGCGAACGCGCCGATCATTTTGACAGGGACTGTGGTGAACAATGCGGAGGATGCGTNNNNNNNNNNNNNNNNNNNNNNNNNNNNNNNNNNNNNNNNNNNNNNNNNNNNNNNNNNNNNNNNNNNNNNNNNNNNNNNNNNNNNNNNNNNNNNNNNNNNCATCCTACCCGACTCATATGTGCACCTTGTTCATGGTTCCTGTGTTCTCATCACGTTGAACGCGACACCCACGCTCCGGAAAACGTCTTCACACCGCAAAAGAGGGGGGCACGCATATCCGAAGAAAAAAACCGGACAGGAGGCAAtcgaacacacgcacgcgcccttcgggcccccttccctccctcgctcttctGCTTTTCTGCGTCCCGGCCTCCgtctctgcagcagccgttGCCGACCTTCTTCTGCTTTGTCTCTGCCCTTCCCACGCTCGATCCGTCTCTGTGTTTGGCGTCTCTCACGCGCCCTCCACCGGACCAGTGCCGTCGCCATCATCGACATCAGCcgcgtctccgtctctctttctcttcgctcctcctctcacAAACGGACAAGCGCCACGCGCGTGACCGCcggagaggcagaagcaAGACGCCACCGACGACGACCACAGGCAGGCAGGTAGGCACACAAGCAACCGCACAGGACAacttgcacacacacgtgtcaCGTTCCACCCTTGCCCACTTCGCACAGAGGCACGCACGTGGGGGCACCCTTTTATGCGCGCATCAGAGATGGAGGATCATCACGCCCCGTTGCCGCTGTCAGGAGCGACAGGCACCTTTCGCTCGTACGGCACGTACACCTACGACGTTCACGAGTTTGACCGCATGCGGAAAGAGGAcctcgcctcctcggtgcgccagcgcttTACCAAGCGCTCCCACACGGTGATTATGGGCGGCGAGAACTTCGGTGCAGGCGTTCAAGATTCGCTCGAGGACATCTTTGCCCGCGCCAACGAGGCAACGCCGATGTACGAAAAACTCGGCAAGGTAGAGGGCATCGCGAACACGCTGCACACGTCCCTGAAAAACGGCGTGGACGGCAACACCGTggaggcgcgccgcgccttctTTGGCAAGAACGCACTGCCCGAGGAACCGCCGCTAACCTTTTGGGAGATGTACAAGGCCTCGTGGGAGGACAGCATGATCCGCctgctgacggtggcggccaTCGTGTCGCTCATCCTGGGCCTCACCGTGCCGGATCCCGGCGAGACGGAGGTGAACTACAAGACGGGGTGGGATCGAGGGCTTTTGCATCATCTGCTCTGTTATCATCGTGACCACAGTGTCATCCGTTACGACTATAACAAGGAGAAACGGTTCCACAGCTGACGGAGGAGAACTCCGCGCAGCCGGTTCGCGTGCGCCGTGCGGAAAAGATGTCACGATCGATGTGACGGAGATTGTCGTGGGCGATATCGTGAACCTGTCGCCTGGCCTTGTGGGTGCCTGTGGATGGGTTTCTACGTGACGGGCATGAGCGTTGTGATCGACGAGAGCAGCGTGACGGGCGAGAATGACCCGAAGAAGAAGAACGCGAACGCGCCGATCATTTTGACAGGGACTGTGGTGAACACTGCGGAGGATGCGTACATGCTTGCGTGTGCCGTGGGTGAGCGCTCGTTCGGCGGCAAGCTGCTGATGGAGtcgcgcggcgctggtgcgcctcgcccgacgccgctgcaggagcgcctgGACGAGCTTGCCGACCTCATCGGCCGCATCGGTCTCGGCGCTGCGATGCTACTGTTCGCCTTGCTGTCCTTGATGGAGGGGTTCCggatgctgcagcacgacTCGGGAGCTTCGTGCCGCCACTTCCTCGACTACTTCCTTCTCTGTGTCGCCATCATTGTGGTGGCCGTGCCGGAGGGTCTTCCGCTGGCCGTGACGATCGCGCTTGCCTACTCTCAGAACAAGATGCATGACGACAACAACcaggtgcgccgcctgcgcgcgtgcgagaCGATGGGCAACGCGACGCAGATTTGCAGCGACAAGACAGGCACGCTGACGCAGAACCTGATGAGCGTGGTGCAGGGCTACGTTGGCATGCAGCACTTTTCTGTGAAGCGTCCTGGCGACTTGCcggagccggtgccgctgtctGGCATGCGCGCGACCTCGCTTCGCCAGCTCAGCGAGGGCATTGCGATCAACAGCTCGAGCGAGAAGGTTGTGAGCACGACGGACAAGGAGGGCCACACGGTCGCGCCGTACTGGCAGTGGGTGGCGGACAAGGGCAACAAGACGGACAACGCGCTGCTGGACTTTGTGGACCGCGTTGCGATGACGGAGGCGGACGCACGCGACATGGGGTCGCGGCCGCACCAGCGGATTCGCGAGGCGTGCCGGCAGCGCGGGTTCACGATCTTCCCGTTCACGAGCGACCGGAAGCGGATGAGCGCTGTTGTGCGGCAGGAGGACGGGACGCTGGTGCACCATGTGAAGGGCGGGTCTGACCGTATTCTGCCGCTGTGCGACCGGTACGTGAACGAGGCGGGCGACGAGGTGCCCATGACGGACGAGGCGCgggcgcgcatgcgcagcagtGAAANNNNNNNNNNNNNNNNNNNNNNNNNNNNNNNNNNNNNNNNNNNNNNNNNNNNNNNNNNNNNNNNNNNNNNNNNNNNNNNNNNNNNNNNNNNNNNNNNNNNNACGACCCACCCTCCGTGTCCACAGTGCAGATAGAGTTCCAGTActccagcgccggcgcacgaGTCGCTCGCCGCAGTTCCCAGTCATAGAAGACAAGACCCAAGTACATCGAGAACCAGAAGCGAGACAACAGCGTGCGACCGGCTCGGTTGCGCAGCACATAGCCACCCGTGAAGCCGAGAAGAAAGCCGGTGTCTGCATATCGGTGATTCATGTCGTCCAGGCAGTCGCACGTCAGCCTCCAATCGACGTTGCCCACCGGGATGGAGAGAAACCGACGCGCTCGGTCGACGATGTAGAGAAGCCGAAAAAAGTCACGTTCTCTATCCTGCTCCAGTCCTCCAGACTCTGCTGTGGGGAGTCTCCGCGCCATATTACGGGATGCAGCGGCTTGGGGCGGCTGGGGGGGGCGTGGCGCGCGGGCGGGGCACAGAGTCTNGGGGGTCCCTGGCCTGGGGCCGGCCAGCTGCCTCCTTGGGTCCACTCGGCATGCGCCTTGGCCATCCCGTGCCACCACCCGCGCGACAGACGCTATCGCCACTGCCCTCGCGCAGGGCGCTGGACGCGGCCGGCGTGGATCAAGGCGTGCGGCCCACTCGGGTGTCCGCGTGGGGCCGATCACGgggcacacgcgcgaggAAGGGGCGGGTCGCGGACACGGGGGGCCCGCTAGACGCGTGGACCCGATCCGACGCCAGGACGGCTGGCCCTCGCGCGCCAGGGCGTAGCTGCGGCGCAACAGAGgtgggtgcgctgcagctgtgtatgtgcgtctTGCTTGCTTGACGTGTTCGTAGTGGCTACGTGGACACGGCTGAAAGGGCGAGAGGTAGAACAACGTCAAAACAAGAGGCGTCCAGCATTGTAGTCGCAACGCTTGGAGAGCTCcttcagcgacggcggcgcttaGGcttgcatgcgtgtgtgtggagtgTGCTGGGCGCATAGCAGCGTACTTGCTCCCAGGGTGCTTGCTTCGCTTTCCTTGTAGTGTGTCTGCTCTACGCACCCGCCCCCTTCCTTTGctcaacacacacacatatccTCAGCTTGTGATAACTCAGGGTGCAGTGCTTCCCCTGCCCCCCAACTCTGTCCGGGAGGAAACCGAGTAGACCCCCACACTACCTCTATCGCTGGAAAGTACGAAACCCCTTCTGGTCGTTCCAGTGCCAAGTAGCGGTGATTTCAGAAAGTCATGGCGATGCATCGCTACTGATGTCGAAGGTCAGGACCTGGACGACATTGCGTCGGAGCAacctgcgacagtgagcCCGCTTGCACCATACACAGGGAAAAGTGTCACAGTGACTCGAGCGAATCCCCTACCTCTGGCTCTCACACTGCtcactggtgtggggagccggAGTGCTACCCCGAGAcggatgcaccaggtggcgatTGGCATAATTTGAGCTGCTGTGTTTTGGCCTTCGAGCCAGAGGCTGTGCTGCGATGACTGGGTCGGTGGCCTTCCTGTAACACGTGCGTTCAtggctgcttcgcgccacgcgctgctgagccTGTGAGAGACCCCAGTAGAGCGGAGTGCAGCTCATGCTCTGTGGTAGAAAATGGACACACGTTGAAAACCAAGAAAAAACCAGCGAATCCCTTTTCTGTTGAATGCGCACCTATGCGTTTGCTGTAGGCCTCATGCACGTGTACGTGGGTGCCTGCGAATGTGTCTGTGACGGCGCTCTAGATTTGGGCAGAGACTTTGTGGggctcgccctcccccttttctgaTCACTGCGTCCATATCAACCTTCTCAATCTCCCTCTGCGGCCATCATTTTCAAGCTGCTGCTTGGGCTGCGTGCGGCGAAGGGAGCAAGCACGATACATAtgtgcacatgcacagacgcacctccctccccctcgtcGTGCTTGCGTTCTCAAacgctcttctctctctttttttttttgcatttTCAAACATGTTATCGTGAACTAAtcacctcccccctccacaagcacacgcgcacgcgcacacacacgcgtccGATCCTccctcgcgtgtgtgtgcgcgcgcgcgtgtgcttgtggcTTTTACttacctctctctcccgcttcGTTATTTCGTTTTTCCTTTGGcggatgtgtgtgcgcgcgcgtgctcgtTGCGGTCTTTGTCTACATCCATGTGTGAGGATGGCGGTGAGGCGATGCTTCGGGGTTGTCATGACCCTCCTcattcctcctcctccatgcgGGGAGGGCTGGGAGCATTCTTAGCGGAGGGTGTGGCCTGTGGCTGAGAGGCGCGATGCTCATGCTGTGGTGCGTGATCGTATGGGACGCACATATGCCTGTGTGCATGtccctgcgtgtgtgtgtgcgttacATTGAAGGGGCGAGAAATAAACGCGCAGCGAAGCGATAACGCGAAGCGGTGCGACGTGGGCGTGTAggtgtgtcggtgcgtgGCGCACCCGTCTCTGTGTGGGCGCTCAGGACGTGTGCGACTTTCTgggtgtggagggagggaaggggggggcgtgGTGGATTGAAGGCATGCATATTGAGGATGGGGGAGATGTACGGCGACGCGTCGATCTGTGCGCTCGTGGGCAACAAACGGTGCCCTGTCGTGATCTTCGCCTTCGCTCCGACTCTTTCTCTTCCGCATCCTCCAGTCGCGTTGCCTTTGCCCTTTCCCAGaccccaccccactcccTGCTCAGGCAATGTGCGCGCACGAGTATGCGGTCTGGCGTGCGTCTCGGGGTCTCTGCGTCTGTCCTTGCTCTGCAGAGGCAACCTCATCGCCCTCCTCGAACTTCTCACCGTCGCTATCTTGTCCATCGCACTCTCCATCGAATTGCCGCACACTTCTCTTGTGCACGTGCGGCTCCCACCCTTTCCAAAGGTGTACACGTgaagacgcacgcgcacatgttTCTCCGGATTCGTGGCAAGGGCGCTTGCCCAGAGAACTCGCAGGCGTTGGCGATGCACATTCGCGGCTttcgacacacgcacagcccGCCGCCCTCGGATTCCTACTACTCGGTGCTGCTCCTGCCACCGAGCTCGGAgtccgcgtcgtcggccgTGGATGCGGCAACGAGCACGAAAACGCTTGCCGAACGACCCACAAGAGCGATGCAGCCGTTCCGCTTCGCGCTTTTCCCGGTGGGCATTCAGGCGGCGACCGAcacagcggcgcaggcgcagtcTATCAAACAGTCGAAGGCAACGAACTCCTCTGGCGAGgcaggcggcgacgcaacaacagcagcagctgcgccgacgcTCTCGCCTCTGGAGACAATCGATAAAGAGGCGGCCTGCATGCTGTGGAGGGAGACGTGGAACTTATACGACATTCTTTACGACGaggtgccgctgttgccgtgggccgaggcggccggcgatgaggcggcggcggccttggTGGAGACAGTGGAGCGGGAGCTTCGCGAGCTCGCCTCGTCTgacgcgacggcggcaacggcgacagAGTTGCACTCGCTGGCTTCGTTGTCGGACAAGACGGACGACTTCATGCTCGCCTCAGCTCGCATGGGTAACCGCCGAGTGGTGGTGTGCTCGCACTACTATTCCTCTGCCGCCCTGCCGAGGAATTCCTTTGACGGCATGGGGAGGCACTGTGCCTCGGAatcagcggcgccacagtCGGCAACGTCTCCCGTCTCGATGGAGGGGCCTGTGGTGGTTCTAGACCTTGCCGACTTACCGATTGCGCAAGCCGGCGGCAAGACAATGGTGAACATCGCCTGGTACACCGCGTTCGCCGCGATGCAGCCGGACAGTGTGCTGCTCCACTGTcgtgctgtggtggtgcgccTCCCGTACACGTCGGTTCCGACGTATATGCAAGCTTGTAGTCGCTGCGTCTCACCGACCtcgtctgcagcagcggcgccgaccaTGGCGGACGCTTTCCGCGAAATGGTCGATTTCATTGGCGAGCACATGACCGCCGTTTATCAAGGGATGTTACTGGCGTTGCAAGCCACATCACCTGAGCTGGCAGCGaagcgcacggcggcaccaccggtggtggtggttggcAGCACACTGGCGGCGCTCAGCGGCTGCCTGGGCTGTTTGCTTGGCATCTCTGCCTCACCGAACATCGATAAGTCCGATCCTGTAAGGGTCGTTGTCCTCTACGGCGACCATCTcggcacggcagctgcgggcaGCACTGGCACCAGCGGCGAGCACGATGCCGCCGGGgcctgcagcgcacacaTGCTGACGCAATACAAGTCCGTTGCTGAGGCCTGCAACTGCCCGGTGGCCTTCGAGACAGTGCGGGTTCCACTGAAGGCGTTGctcgacggcgacgaagaGTCGTGGGACGAGTACACActgcgagagagaggccggCTGAACTTCTGCCCGTGCTGTGGTGACTGCTGTAGCGACAACAAAAACCACGCCGACGGGCACGCCCATGTTCACGGCCATGAGGATGACTACTAGAGAGAGTGGGGCGGGCAATTCGTTGGCCCTGTTGCAGTGTGGAGAAGGCACTCGTAGCGCGTAGCTgcttgtgtttgtgcgtgtgtgtgcgcgtgcctttTCCGGCGTCGTGGTCGCGTTCGAGGCTAGACGACAACGTCTTCAGCTGAGAGGTGCACTTCACTCGCACGGTGCGCATCGGACCAGCTGACTGCTCTCACGCTTCCTCTCTGAGTAAAGTTTCTTCATGCTGGCTCGCCGACGGATCGCACTCAAgccatgcgcgcacacatgagcagccgcaggcgcACCGAGCTGAAGGTTGGTTTCTTCACGTGTGTGCTATCGTGTGGGGATGCCTTCCATACCGCCATCGAGCGCGGCCGCTCGCCTCGACTCACTCCCTGTTCATTGCGTTCTACCTAATCTTGCGCGCTTCTCaaggtgtgcgcgtgtctgtgagATTATGGCACCGccctttctcctttttcATGTGGGGCCCGCGGCTcgacacggcagcgccgccacgcccgcGTGACGCACACGAAGAACAATCACTCGCGTGGCCCTCTCAACGCCCCCCTTCGCCTAAGGCACCAGCACGTGTGATACTATTTCAGCCTTCCCCATCTTTATTCCCGCATCACTTCGCCACGCGCTCACTGCAAGCCGAAAAGACGGCGTGCtcgctgccgacgcgctCACATACGCAGGAATGATCCAGCCAAGTTTCTTGTCGTGTGCCACGCCAGTTCGCGAACccacctcgctctctcgctctctctgtgcgtgtgtgtgtgtgcgctctgCTTCTCCCGCAGAGGATATGCGAGTGTGTTATGTGCCTCTcctctgtgcatgcgtgtccATTCACAGGGGACACGTACGCACACTCAGTCGCACCCCCAGTCCACAGGCGCAGACCTGGCTTGCTCAATGAAGCTGGCCCTCACGCGGCCTTGGCGTGCGCGTCACTGCCTGCATCTCTCCTGCACACTCGTTGATCCGAAGAGCGCTCTCGCCTttctcctcgtccttctttctgtctctctctgtgtgtgcgtgtgtctgggGACGCGACGTGCACTGCGTATGCGGGCGTGGGTGCTACTTTCTCGTGTTCACCGCGCAAAACAGTATTGAGCCCAGCAAACGCTCTTCTTCGGTAGCTTCGCCCAcgtctcccccttcccctgctcccccccccaaaccTGCCACCGAGGTtacacacctacacacagCAAGCACATACACgacctcccctcctccgcgccgccCTTCCGAATGCGCGCAGGGGTGAATGCGAAGCTGGGTGGCGGCAATGAAAGCACGCTGATCGAGCACATGAAGGCTTCCGTGCAGCCgtccaccgcggcagccgcggagaCGCAACGGGCGCCGCAACTTGCAGCTGCCGCGAATCTGCAAAGTGGCTACAgcggcatcggcagcggccccagcgcagcggtgccgccggccgACTCCGCCGTaatctcctcctcgacgacCGCACAGCAGACGCGCGAGAACATCGAGCGCGCGCTTCGCATGAACGAGGCCACGAACAACTCCGGCTACGCTACTTTGCAGTCGCTGGGAAAGCAGCGCGAAGTCATCCAGAACAGCCTCAACACGGTAGATTCGACGCACCAACATCTTAGCGACTCCCGCCAGGTAATCCGCGACATCCGCATGGGCGTGTATAAGGAGTGGCTCATCAAGGGATGCGTCGTTGCGTTTCTGATGCTCCTGATCGTTGTCATTATCTATTCGAAGTTCATTCGGAAGTAGGAAGGAACGTCACGTtcgcggcgtgcgcgcgtgtgtgtgaacCCATGCGTGAGCGATGGATAAGTGCGTCCAGGTCTCGGTGAAGGAGATGAGGAATACACAGACACGCCGAGCGATGTGTTCTCATGGCGACACGGGCCAGTAGCCAAACctgcggaggtggaggagagagagcaggcGGCTCACGAACTTGCCATTCTCCTGCCACACCATGTGCGCGATGATGATTACGTTATTTTGGTGCAAGCAAGACGCCTTTCCTTCCCTCATCATC contains:
- a CDS encoding putative vacuolar-type Ca2+-ATPase; the encoded protein is MRASEMEDHHAPLPLSGATGTFRSYGTYTYDVHEFDRMRKEDLASSVRQRFTKRSHTVIMGGENFGAGVQDSLEDIFARANEATPMYEKLGKVEGIANTLHTSLKNGVDGNTVEARRAFFGKNALPEEPPLTFWEMYKASWEDSMIRLLTVAAIVSLILGLTVPDPGETEVNYKTGWIEGFAIICSVIIVTTVSSVNDYNKEKRFHKLTEENSAQPVRVRRGGKDVTIDVTEIVVGDIVNLSPGLVVPVDGFYVTGMSVVIDESSVTGENDPKKKNANAPIILTGTVVNNAEDA
- a CDS encoding putative Qa-SNARE protein; this encodes MRAGVNAKLGGGNESTLIEHMKASVQPSTAAAAETQRAPQLAAAANLQSGYSGIGSGPSAAVPPADSAVISSSTTAQQTRENIERALRMNEATNNSGYATLQSLGKQREVIQNSLNTVDSTHQHLSDSRQVIRDIRMGVYKEWLIKGCVVAFLMLLIVVIIYSKFIRK